The sequence ttgttctgcctcagtgttcatgtagcactgaattgtACCGCTcgtcatgtttgcttgtgcacagcgggcaaaatcgtgcgctgcgcgaacgagacaacagctcgcgcgccgtcggcggaagtgcgtagcaacgaaaaaaaaaaaagcggggagcaaaaaaaaaaagaattaatgaaggcggggcccgtgccgtatgcgtcacgcgatcctcgtgGTCGGGTGCGAGAAGGCacggaaggaatttcgcttgcgtaggctagacggagCGAGTGGAGAGGGTGTGTTTTTTGGTAGCGGAGCCCCCTGcttaaatcatgggttcgcggcactgaaatatttctatctcggcgaCTAATAAGCcgatctgaaaaaaaatttttgtggcagaacgctccctagaggacgtGTAACAACATTTAGCGTATAACCAATATTTGCTATGGGACCGGGTGAGGGGTCCTTGAGGCACGTTCATTGTAGCTATGTGCAAAGGGGCACGAGAGCGcaagcagaaaagaaaggaagcagcGCTCTTACGactaaagaaacaaagaaaattttTATTTCGGCACAGGCGCCATCGTTTAAAAAGCAGAATTAGTCACGTGACTGTTACAGCAAAACAAACATCCACGTGTAGCCTTCTCAAATGGTTAACGAAACTTTGCAAGGCGATGAAGATACTGTTTATCCGGTCATGAACAACTTTAAGCCTGGGTACTGTATCCAGTCTGCTAAACACAGACTGGATACAGATCCCTAATTATTAGAAGTGTGGCAACGGCAGTAGGTTtcgaagcaatagagaaacaagATGGCTAATGGAATCTTTCTTTTTGGTTTCGTGGCTTCCGCCACGAAACCAAGTCACATGACCAACTTGTGACTTCTGATAGTAGTAGTTTGCCATTTATTTAGTCATTGGGCAGTCTAGCTATGTGTAAATTCTGTTTACGTTACAACCAGTGACGTTTTCCAATCTCCGGCTCCTTTACATGTGTCTACGTCATGTCAAAATCTTTCAGCCGCTTTGTTTTTCCCCCCCACAACTTCTGTTCTGTTTTCGGCAACTATTAACATTTTCGGAAAGCTAGCCTTATTCTACTCTTTTTCATTGTTGTCGAGGCTTGCTTTAAGCACAACGTAGGGCATATATTAAACGTATGCTGCAAGACCAGTGTTGTGCATGAAAACAAACAGTGTTACGTGGTATTTGTTGTGGTGCGCCCAGCGATCACAGCTGGTCGTGGCACTGTAGCATAAATCAGTCATGCAGCAGCGATTCTTTCTTGGAGCGCTTGTTTTCAACCAGCTGGGATTTAATGTTTAGAAAGTTTATCGAGGCAGTTTTGTCGCGAaggcgattatatggacacttcaagcGAATTTTCGCTGTAGGCGTAGGGCTCCGCATGCATTTAGGTATATGCATGCTATAGCTATGTGCTTATGGATGCTGTATATGCGGGTCATATTGCAACACAATTCAACCACTTACGTTTATCAAGCTAGGTCTTgcgttcttgacaaaattattcctcagaatttcgagaatggcagcccacaaacgaatgggATGAAACGTAATATTCGCAGCGCTTGAACTTTATCTTAAATCCTCTCAGACTACTATATAATGAAAGTCAAAACGATATCAGtgctcaaacctgaaagtgatTTTAATGGCGCGACTCTCAACGGGCAACGTAGTGGCGCCTGTGCGACTTCATTACGGGCCCTACGAGGCGTGTTAAAGCTtttaagggtgccagaaattttggcgCAGTCTCGTGCAATTAGAACGCCGTCGAAGAACTTCAAGCGAAGTGCTAACCCTTGCTATAGGAGTCAGTGCTTCATCCTTCTGGCGAAACTGCCAATCTTTTTTTCTAATGACACTTGGTGATCTTGGTTATCAATGATTACTTCTCCCTCAAAGCTAGCTGCATTTTTTGCACTAATCACTTCATGATCGATACCTAATCATACCGAaacaaatattcctgctgtaattGTATGCGCTTGAACATTAGATATTAACTATTTGTACTCGAAGTTGTGATATTGGCCCTCCTCTGTATTACGGTCAACAAGCTTGGCAGAAATAATGGGAAACATGGCCGAACTAATCATTTTATGAAGTTTAAACCACGATCAAGTGCAACTCAGGTTGCTTTCGAGACTACACAACCACGGCGTACAACACGCGATCAAAAGCGTATAATGTTTGAAGGTAAGCAAACGTTGCATACCACTCGTCTGGTGGTTCGTACGAAATCATGGAGACGACCTGTCTCAGGCACACTGCTTTTGCTTCAGCAGGTGGGAAGTGCAATTATTAAAGTTACAAGGCTGGTGAGCTATGCTAATACATGTCCGCAAACTCGACGTTGACATAAAGGGCCCCTTTCTCGACGTACCCTTGTCGTTCAATGTCCTCCCAGTTCTTCTCGTCCGTAAAACGGCCCCAATTATAAGCGTCGGGTTCAGGTTTCTTCACCATCTTGTGTTCATCCATGGTCACCGGTAAGCGGACGTCCTTTGCTTTATTCCTTGGGTGCATGATGATTAGggtcactttctttttgaagggCCACTCCACGTAAGCGTCCCATTCACCGCTccgcaaaaaaagaataaaacgcACATTCATCTCGTTCTCGTCTTTGGAAAACTCGCAGTCGAGCTTGAACGTGTAACCTCCCAGCGAATACGTATCAGTTGACTTTGTAAGCTCCTTTTTCTTCTCGTCGAGCGAGTCTAGTTCGGCGTAAACGTTGTCGAACTTGCACGTGGTGATCAGAACGCCGGCTCTGGAAGCAGCGCGGAACGGTCCCTGCATCACGGTCGCCGGCTTCGCAGCATCAAGCGATGACTCTTCGTCGCTGGTGGACTTTTTCTGCACTTCGAGCAACTGACGTTCGAGGCTTGCCACCTTTTCTGCCAAAGCGTTCGTGAAGCATCTGAACACGGCTTCCAGATCGACGCCCTTGCTCAGCATCTGTTCCCGCGGGGTTTCTATCTCCGTCTTGGCAACATGTGCGACTCCCTTGGAGTCAGCTTCGGCATTCGCCGCAACCGGCGTACCTACGGTGCACCTCCGGTAGTGATCCACGGCGAGGCTGCGAAACACAGGTCTCTGGCACTTGCCGCACCTGGTCTCTCCGCCCCCGCACCTGGTCAGGTGATCTCCCAGCTCGGACAGTTTGCCGACGAAGCCGCAAAACCGGGAGCCGGCCGCACACACAAATCGGCATTGCTCGAGTTCGAACCGCTTCATGCTCATCGAGTGAACTTCAGAGTCGCAGAACTTCTTCCCGTCGAAGGGGCAGCAGTCTCCTCGCCCTATCTGGGCCTTGCACGACTCGCAGAAGACGTGGCCGCACGGCAGCTGCAGGGTGCGGCAAGGCAGCAGGCCGCAGACGCCGCAGAGGCGGGCGGCCGGCATCGGCTCGGCGAACGAGACGCGACGCATCTCGAGGAACTCGCCGAACCCGGTCAGCGTGTACGTCCACCCGTCCGTCATGGCTGCGAAAAGGGAACGCGGAATCAAGCGGCAGTTTTCACTCCGGCCGGTATAACACGTTGAGCGAACCGAAAGCTTCCGTAGCCTCTCACGACGCAATGGCCGACTGTGCGGCGAAAGTTGGCCACGAGAGTAGCGAGTAGACGTGCAGAAGCAGGCGTATTCGCCGAGCTGTGTGCACGCGTTACCAGCAGGCTGCTTTGGGCTGCAACTCGGGCATCTGGCTTGATATCGGCATACGCCTTTCTCATATCGCAACCGCGCATGCGCCATGCGCTAGCGTATTAGCATGTATTAGTCGCGAAACATTTTTGGAAGGGTCGTGCGCCGGAAAGtcccctgaaaaaaaaaggaaagaaaaaaaaaatgcactcggACACGCggtgctgcaaacactcgtgcggTGTATGGCGCTGAAACTCTACTGGTGGatcgatgtcggtgcggtgctGAAAACGTGCGCAGCGTGAGACTGCGAatccactttaaaacagaaagcggcCAGGGCTCCGTCCGAGTTGTCCGcactgcaccgtgagccaggtagttgcgCCTTTCATCGACGGCTAGCACATTTAACGAAAAACCCTTGCGTTACACTTGGACGACGCTTAATTACGTCACGTTGCTGACCAAGTCgtcttgcagcgtcggtcctcacttgctggcgatggcagcgcgtgcctgacttcacgtactcgtGTAAGGTGCTGTAACACTGCAGGTCGATACGAAACCGACATGACGCTCTCGCCAGCGATTcaccgactattgtgcgtcaccGAAACCATTTTATCATAACAGGTCGACAACGaagcaaccgacgagcgcgagttgtcgCACTGCGACGGACTTTCTTGTCCACGGCGCCAGCAAAATCAGCGTGGCGACCATCGTTCGACGGAACtccgcgcgatcggccgtcgagCCGACAACACCAGAGCGAGGGCGTCTTCACTTGTATATATAATTTATCGGGCTCAAAATGAGTCAGacacgcctaccaagttgaaatgcacaagcttcaaccatctcaagccgtgcccatgaagtttgagccaatgccgatcctgttcagcgaagtttaagcctggcgccgtcg comes from Dermacentor andersoni chromosome 9, qqDerAnde1_hic_scaffold, whole genome shotgun sequence and encodes:
- the LOC129383873 gene encoding uncharacterized protein, translating into MTDGWTYTLTGFGEFLEMRRVSFAEPMPAARLCGVCGLLPCRTLQLPCGHVFCESCKAQIGRGDCCPFDGKKFCDSEVHSMSMKRFELEQCRFVCAAGSRFCGFVGKLSELGDHLTRCGGGETRCGKCQRPVFRSLAVDHYRRCTVGTPVAANAEADSKGVAHVAKTEIETPREQMLSKGVDLEAVFRCFTNALAEKVASLERQLLEVQKKSTSDEESSLDAAKPATVMQGPFRAASRAGVLITTCKFDNVYAELDSLDEKKKELTKSTDTYSLGGYTFKLDCEFSKDENEMNVRFILFLRSGEWDAYVEWPFKKKVTLIIMHPRNKAKDVRLPVTMDEHKMVKKPEPDAYNWGRFTDEKNWEDIERQGYVEKGALYVNVEFADMY